A region from the Corynebacterium halotolerans YIM 70093 = DSM 44683 genome encodes:
- the dnaB gene encoding replicative DNA helicase: protein MTAGIGGASFDDDYVPPAEPPAPEPPESGGSRRYRNRDNVPARANFGEFRQPPHDRDAEQGVLGAMLLSPNTVSEIIGDLSPDDFYHPAHQLIYQAMIDLWSNNKDIDPVIVAARLDRDNDLERVGGAPYLHTLISSVPTAANARYYAEIVAEKAVLRRLVEAGTRVVQLGYEGTEGAEVEAVLDLAQQEVFAVAQRTETEDYAVLADMIQPTMDELDAIATTGGLAQGIPTGFIDLDNLTNGLHGGQMIIVAARPGVGKSTMALDFMRSASIKHGKASAIFSLEMSKSEIVMRLMSAETEIRLSDMRAGRMTDEQWAKLATRVGQISEAPLFIDDSPNLTMMEIRSKARRLKQKHDLQLVVLDYLQLMSSGRQVESRQQEVSEFSRQLKLLAKELDVPVIAISQLNRGPEARTDKRPQLADLRESGSLEQDADMVMLLYRPDSQDKDNERAGEADIILAKHRGGPIDTVSVAHQLHYSRFVDMARG from the coding sequence ATGACCGCGGGAATTGGTGGGGCCAGCTTCGACGACGACTACGTCCCGCCCGCCGAGCCGCCGGCCCCCGAGCCGCCGGAGAGCGGCGGCTCGCGGCGCTACCGGAACCGGGACAATGTACCGGCGCGCGCCAACTTCGGGGAATTCCGCCAACCCCCACATGACCGGGACGCCGAACAGGGCGTGCTGGGTGCGATGTTGCTCAGTCCCAACACGGTCTCGGAAATCATCGGCGACCTGAGCCCGGACGATTTCTACCATCCGGCGCACCAGCTGATCTACCAGGCGATGATCGACCTGTGGTCGAACAACAAGGACATCGACCCCGTCATCGTCGCCGCCCGGCTCGACCGCGACAACGATCTCGAGCGCGTCGGCGGTGCCCCGTACCTCCACACGCTGATCTCGTCCGTGCCGACGGCCGCGAACGCCCGCTACTACGCCGAGATCGTCGCCGAGAAGGCCGTGCTCCGGCGTCTGGTCGAGGCCGGCACGCGGGTGGTGCAGCTCGGTTACGAGGGCACCGAGGGGGCGGAGGTCGAGGCGGTCCTCGACCTCGCCCAGCAGGAGGTCTTCGCGGTCGCCCAGCGCACCGAGACCGAGGACTACGCCGTCCTGGCCGACATGATCCAGCCGACCATGGACGAGCTCGACGCGATCGCCACCACCGGTGGCCTCGCACAGGGCATCCCCACCGGATTCATCGACCTGGACAACCTCACCAACGGTCTGCACGGTGGGCAGATGATCATCGTCGCCGCCCGGCCGGGCGTTGGTAAGTCCACCATGGCGCTGGACTTCATGCGCTCGGCGTCCATCAAACACGGCAAGGCGTCGGCCATTTTCTCGCTCGAGATGAGCAAGTCCGAGATCGTGATGCGCCTGATGTCCGCGGAGACGGAGATCCGACTGTCGGACATGCGTGCCGGCCGGATGACCGATGAGCAGTGGGCCAAGCTCGCCACCCGTGTGGGGCAGATCTCCGAGGCCCCGTTGTTCATCGACGACTCCCCCAACCTGACCATGATGGAGATCCGTTCCAAGGCCCGCCGTCTCAAGCAGAAGCATGACCTGCAGCTGGTGGTGCTCGACTACCTGCAGCTGATGAGCTCGGGCCGCCAGGTCGAGTCCCGTCAGCAGGAGGTTTCGGAGTTCTCCCGTCAGCTCAAGCTGCTGGCCAAGGAGCTTGACGTTCCGGTCATCGCCATCTCGCAGCTCAACCGTGGCCCGGAGGCCCGTACCGACAAGCGTCCGCAGCTGGCCGATCTGCGTGAGTCCGGCTCCCTGGAGCAGGACGCCGACATGGTCATGCTGCTCTACCGCCCGGACTCCCAGGACAAGGACAATGAAC